The genomic window TATTGGGATCGATCGCAAGCGGCAGATCGATGCAGCGGCAGAACTCCTGCGATGAGACTTCGGTGTATTCCGTCTCTTTATCCTTTTTCTGCTCCTTCTTCCCATGAATACAGATGGAATTCTGCCCGGCCCGGACGGTGAGATTCTTTGCATCGAATCCCGGAACTTCCGCGCGAACGGTATACGCTTCGTCCGTTTCGCTCATCTCTACAGGAACCTGCTGGAGCAGCTCGGATTCTGCCTTGAACCAATCCTCGAGATCGTTCCCGCGACTGGCCCCACGATTCTGGAAGAATCCGAAGGCGCGCTGCCTAATCCTGTCCGTAAGCGCTACCAGCTCTTCGAACAGATCATTCTTCTGGAGGATCACGGTGATGTTCTTACTCTCGGTGCTGGATCTTACTGCAAGTGCGGTGGACATGTTTATTCTCCCATGAATGGTTGTCTACTCATGCTGTAGTTGTGGCCTGTTTTCAGGAGGCCAGAACGAAGTTGGGGAAGTCCTCGAACACCCAGTCGTTCTTGAGGGTGTGGTAGATGACTCCCTGGAATTTGCGCGCCAGCGCGATATTGGCTTTACCACCGCCACGCCGGCGTTGGATACATTGGTAGAAGTTTTGTAGGAACGAGCTGTAGCGCTTGGCCACGAGCGCGCACTGCACTAAGCAGGTGCGCGCGAGTTTGTTGCCTTGCTTGGTGATACGCCGGAGTGTTCCGTCTCATTGGAGTTCTGGACGCGGGGCACCAGGCCGACGTAGGCGGCCAACTTGCCCGCATCGGCGAAGTCCCGGATGTCGCCAATCACGCTCAGCAGCACCGCGGCGCTGACTGGACCAATGCCCTTGATACTCATCAGGTTTTTGTGTCCGGCCAGCTGGGGCCCTTCCTTCTCAATCATCTTCTCCAACTCGCCGATACTCTCAGTCAGGCTGCGGATCTGTCCTACCAGTACGCGTGCCTCTGCCAACATGAGCGGCGACAACGGCAGGGCCAGTACCCGCTCCAGCGCCTTATTACTGGAGAGCGATTCCCGCTTGAGGTTGATCCCTTCAGCCGAAAGCATGTTGTTGACCTTGGCTTTCAGGGCGGAGCGCTGTTTGACCAGCAGATCGCGTGTCTGCGCCAGATGGCCATCTCCCGTTGGGCTCGTTCTTTCATCCGCACCTCCGGCAACAGTCCCTTCGCCAGGTACAACGCCAGCAATTCCGCGTCGTTCTTGTCGGTCTTCTTTACCGACTGGCTGATCACCTTAAACTGACTCGGGTTGACCACCGCTACCCGGTTCACATGCTCTCTTACGGCATCGTGTCGCAGCCGATTATGGATCGCATGGCTCTCCTATGAGGCGCAGTCGCGCTTTCATAGGTTCACCCCCCGAATGGGAGCTGTGGAGCAACCTTAGGTTCCCGTGCGGGAACGTGAATGGAATTTCGGATGGCTTTCACACTTACAGTTATGATGCGGACGGGAACCTGACCCAGGTTGATGGCGGAGCGACGGCCCGGTATCTGTACAACGCACTGAACCAACGAATACGGACCGAGGTGGGAGGCACGGTGCGGGAGTTTGTATTTCATTTAAATGGACAGCGGGTGTCGGTCTGGGATGGGACCTCAGGCCAGTTGTTGCAGGCAGAGGCCTATTGGCAAGGCTCCCCGTTTGAGTTTTCTTCCTCCGGGACGGCCCATTTCCAGCACTTTGATCAGCTGGGCACGGTACGGGTCCAGACCTCCTATAATGGGGCCGTGGAAGGAGCGTACCAGTCTCTGGCCTTTGGCGACGGCTACAGCCTCGTCTCGGGAACAGACAGCGATGCCTACCATTACGCCATGCTGGACCACGATGCGGAAACCGACACCCATCATGGCTGGTTCCGGCAGTATTCCTCGGCCCAGGGGCGCTGGATGTCCCCTGATCCTTATGACGGCAGCTACGACTTCTCCAACCCCCAGAGCCTGAACCGCTACAGCTACGTCCTGAACAATCCGCTCGCCTACGCCGATCCGTGGGGGATGAACATCTGCGTGATCATTGGCGGCGATACTTGGTCAATAACCGCGGGAGGAACCACAACCAGCGGCTCAGATCCCGGCACGTTGATATGTACCTCTGATCCCTCTGGCGGCGGCAACAGTGGTATCGGAGCAAGAAAGATTCTCCCAAATAAAGCCCCAAATAACTTGCCGATGCCATCGAAGTTCAAGCTGACGATTCCGGGTACAAACTACTGCGGTCCGGGAGGCAGCGGCACACCGACAAATCAAACGGATGCAGCTTGTGCGGCGCACGACCGCTGCTATCAGAACGCCGGGGCTACATTCAGAAACAATATTCCCTTTTGGCCCACAAGCGCCCAGCAACGTGCAGCGATGCAGGCCTGCGATGCGAATCTCTGTACGACTCTGAACAACAACTATTCGCCGACATCGGCTGAAGCAGGCCAAGCTACGCTTGTTGAAACGTACTTTGGTTGCAGCGGCGGGTACAGCTTGAGGTGACGGAGCAAGAGTGGAGGAACCATATGAAATACCTCAAGATTGCTGGGATAGTGTGGGGTCTTGCGTACTTCTTGTTCGGTGCTTGGTCGAGCTTTACGCTCAATAGCATCGACTTCTGGAGTTCGGTGACCCTGCTTTTTTGCCTTTTTTTGCTGCCGTTTCCAATCGCGATCATGGGCGTGTGGCTCCCTCGCGCCGCTGGCATAGCGCTGCTCGGATGCATCTTGGTTAACGTTGGCTCTGTGGCGTCTGTGGTGATCGCACAGCATGCCCTTTCCTTCGCTGGCATCTCCGGGTATGGCCTTTTCGTAGCGGTATGGGACATTCCACACCTCTTGTTCGGATCGGGGTACATCTTCCTGGCGCGAGTAGAAAAGAGCAACGCCGCTAAAGCGGCGGCAGGGGCATGACAGGCCATGTATGAAAGCGCTGTTTGTCAAGGTGAATTTTTGTTGTTCTTTTAGCCGCAGGTCATCGTGGCCGTGGCGGGCACGGCGAATGGGGCGAGTCGAATTCTGCGATTCCTCCTTGGATAGAGGTTCTCGTCCTTGAATCGCTCGTGCATGCTGTTTCGTCATGAGCCATGTATTCGCCGTTGTATCCGGCATGAGCATGTGCTGCCCGGCTGCCGCATTCACCCCGAGACCGATGTTCCGGTCAGACGTGTCTCGCGTTTAGCCGAACCCTGGACGAAGTTTCACACTTGTTTTGTCGCCGGCGGCTTGTAGGGTTGCTGCTTGCGGAGCACCCAGAAGGAGGCTTCGGCGAGATGCCGGGCGACGGCGACAATGGCGCGTCCGTGTCCTTTAGCCGGTTGCAGCCGCTGGTAGAGCCTGCCGATGTGCGAGTCGCGATAGGCCTTGAGCCGCACGGCGCAGGTGGCGGCTTCTACAAATCCCCATTTGAGATAGTGGTTGACGTTGCGGCAGGTTCCGCCGTGGCGGATGCGTCCACCGGAGGCGATGATGCGCGGCACGAGTCCTGCATAGCTGGCCAGGTTTTCTGCGTGCGGGAAGCGGGAAACGTCGCCGATTTCCAGCCAGACCAGCGGCGCGAGAATTTCACCCAGGCCGGGGATGTGATGGCAGTTGGTCGACTACGCGGTCTATGTAGACTCTTCCCCGGACGCCGAAGAGATCGCTTATGCCGATGGCGTGCAGGCCGTAGCGGTCAATGGCTGCGTGGATGCGGTGCTTGAGCGAGGAGCGAAGGTCGCGCAAGGCCATGCGGGTGCGCAGCAGTTCGCGCTGATCGCGCAGATCGCCGGGAGGGATCCAACTCTCGGGGAGGGTTCCGTTATGCAGCAGGATGGCGAGTCCCTTGGCGTCGAGGGCATCGGTCTTGTTGGTTTTGCCCATTCGCTTTTTGGCCTCCGTGGGGTTGGCCAGATGGGGACGGTGACCGGCGCTCTCCATCTCATCGACCATCCAGTACCAATGGCCGGTGGCTTCGACCGCAATTTCCGAACCGGGCGGCAGGGTGCGGAGGAATCGGATGTATTCCTCGCGGTCATGGCCGACACGAACGGGCGAGGATGTTTTGCCTGTATTATCGATGGCAACAAAGACTGAGAACTGCTTGTGGGCGTCGCAGCCGATTATGGATCGCATGGCTCTCCTATGAGGCGCAGTCGCGCTTTCATAGGTTCACCCCCGAATGGGAGCTGTAGAGCAACCGAAAGTTCCTCTGTGGGAACCACTCTGGAATGAGTGGCGTACAGCCGATGACCGCGAAAACACAGGCGTTTACGTGTTTACGCGGGTGAACGTGTTGGAAACAGGCGGCTAAAGGGGAAAAGGGGTGTTCAAGGTTCCCGTTGCGGTAACGCGGGGTTGCTGCGGCGTAAACCTGTTGATAGCAAAGGTTCGGTGCTGGAACCAGCCTCCGGTCGCGTTCCCGCACGAGTAGCCTCCGCTGCGGTGGCCGTCAAGGGCCTTCGCTCGCTGCGCGACGGGCTGGAGACCGCCCGCCCTTGACCGCCGCCCTCGCTGCGGCTGTTTTGCAGCTATGAAAAGAATGTCTTCTTTTCATGTTCCACATGACCGGGGCCACGGGACCGACGACGGCAGCGGCGGCGATCCGCGCGACCAGCAGCGGCGGGCCGGTGTAGCATCCGTGCAGGAGCCCGGGGGCATGGACTACGACCGCGACAAAGTGGACGAGATGACGCTGGCGCTGCTGCGGCTGACGACGTTCGATGAGGACCAATACGGCACACGGGCGTGGAAGGGGCACGACTGGGATGCTCTGGACCGGTTGCACGCCAAGGGATACATCTCCGATCCCAAGAGCAAGGCGAAGTGGTCCAGTGCGCGGAGAATGCGTAACGCGGCCTGCCGGTCGATGGCACGGAGCTGGGCCTTGGCCTGGTCGCGCTAGGCGATGTTCCTTCGGCCCATGTTCACTGTCCGGGCCTACTGTCCATGGTGGTGTGGTTCGGGGTCGAGCGGGGTCTGTGCCATGCGCTCGAAATCTTCGGGCTTGAGCCCGAACTCGGCCAGGACTTCCTCGTTGCAAACGGTCTCTCCGCGCGGGGCAGTCCGCGTTCTGTCCGTGACCTCATGGCTGCATCTTCTCTGGTCCACTGGCATAAACGCGCACGTAGTCCACCAGCATCTCCTGCGGAAACCGGCTTGTGGTGTCCGGCGGTCCGGGCCAGTCCCCTCCCACGGCCAGATTCAGTAAAAAGAAGAACCTTCCCTGATCAAAGGGCCAGACCGCTCCTTTGGGCAGGTCCTGGGGTGTGAATGTTGCATAAACATTTTCCGGACTGTCCACGTAGTACTGGATCTTGCCGGGTGACCAGATCAATCCGAAAATGTGAAAATCGTCCCCAAAAGCCCCCTTCGGCAGTGTGTATGGCAGGCCGATCTTCTCTCCGGTAAAACCTGTTCCGTGAATGGAGCCATGGATCGTACCAGGCTCCTTGCCGATGTTCTCCATGATGTCCAGTTCGCCGCAGGCTGGCCACTGTACCTGGTCCACGTTGTCCCCAAGCATCCAGAAAGCGGGCCAGAAACCCTGCCCTTTCGGAATTTTGATGCGGGCCTCGATGCGTCCATATTGGAAGCTCTTCAGACCCTGTGATTTGAGCCGGGCCGAG from Pseudacidobacterium ailaaui includes these protein-coding regions:
- a CDS encoding Hsp20 family protein; amino-acid sequence: MSTALAVRSSTESKNITVILQKNDLFEELVALTDRIRQRAFGFFQNRGASRGNDLEDWFKAESELLQQVPVEMSETDEAYTVRAEVPGFDAKNLTVRAGQNSICIHGKKEQKKDKETEYTEVSSQEFCRCIDLPLAIDPNKVSAHLDNGVLKLDLQKVAPAKKLEAKAA
- a CDS encoding IS110 family transposase, with the translated sequence MLSAEGINLKRESLSSNKALERVLALPLSPLMLAEARVLVGQIRSLTESIGELEKMIEKEGPQLAGHKNLMSIKGIGPVSAAVLLSVIGDIRDFADAGKLAAYVGLVPRVQNSNETEHSGVSPSKATNSRAPA
- a CDS encoding RHS repeat-associated core domain-containing protein, whose protein sequence is MNGISDGFHTYSYDADGNLTQVDGGATARYLYNALNQRIRTEVGGTVREFVFHLNGQRVSVWDGTSGQLLQAEAYWQGSPFEFSSSGTAHFQHFDQLGTVRVQTSYNGAVEGAYQSLAFGDGYSLVSGTDSDAYHYAMLDHDAETDTHHGWFRQYSSAQGRWMSPDPYDGSYDFSNPQSLNRYSYVLNNPLAYADPWGMNICVIIGGDTWSITAGGTTTSGSDPGTLICTSDPSGGGNSGIGARKILPNKAPNNLPMPSKFKLTIPGTNYCGPGGSGTPTNQTDAACAAHDRCYQNAGATFRNNIPFWPTSAQQRAAMQACDANLCTTLNNNYSPTSAEAGQATLVETYFGCSGGYSLR
- a CDS encoding transposase; the protein is MPGLGEILAPLVWLEIGDVSRFPHAENLASYAGLVPRIIASGGRIRHGGTCRNVNHYLKWGFVEAATCAVRLKAYRDSHIGRLYQRLQPAKGHGRAIVAVARHLAEASFWVLRKQQPYKPPATKQV
- a CDS encoding IS110 family transposase, whose translation is MRSIIGCDAHKQFSVFVAIDNTGKTSSPVRVGHDREEYIRFLRTLPPGSEIAVEATGHWYWMVDEMESAGHRPHLANPTEAKKRMGKTNKTDALDAKGLAILLHNGTLPESWIPPGDLRDQRELLRTRMALRDLRSSLKHRIHAAIDRYGLHAIGISDLFGVRGRVYIDRVVDQLPSHPRPG
- a CDS encoding DUF6429 family protein; translated protein: MSSFHVPHDRGHGTDDGSGGDPRDQQRRAGVASVQEPGGMDYDRDKVDEMTLALLRLTTFDEDQYGTRAWKGHDWDALDRLHAKGYISDPKSKAKWSSARRMRNAACRSMARSWALAWSR
- a CDS encoding glycoside hydrolase family 16 protein, which translates into the protein MMRTMRPWGKAVPVLVLFLMALSGWGQQLVWSDEFQGKTESAAPDPRNWTYETGANGWGNHELEDYCAYGSDKHPCDPSQPNVFVKDGILHIVARRDGHGHYTSARLKSQGLKSFQYGRIEARIKIPKGQGFWPAFWMLGDNVDQVQWPACGELDIMENIGKEPGTIHGSIHGTGFTGEKIGLPYTLPKGAFGDDFHIFGLIWSPGKIQYYVDSPENVYATFTPQDLPKGAVWPFDQGRFFFLLNLAVGGDWPGPPDTTSRFPQEMLVDYVRVYASGPEKMQP